In Methanofollis sp., the genomic window ACGACCCGGACCGCGTGGCGGAGTCGTACCCCCATGAACTCTCCGGGGGTATGCGGCAGCGTGTGACGACCGGCATTGCGGTGGCGTCCCATCCTCACCTGCTGATTGCCGACGAACCGACGAAAGGTCTGGATTATGCGGCGCGGAAGGTGACGATGGAGGTGCTGTCCGCCCTGAAAGAGGAAGAGAACGCATCGATTCTTCTGATCACGCATGATCTGGATCTTGCACGAATGATCGGCGACTCGGTGGGAGTGCTGTACTCGGGGGAGATGGTCGAGTTCGGGCCGTGCAATGAGGTCTTCTCCGACCCCTGGCATCCGTACACGAAAGGACTCCTCAGAGCGCTGCCCCGCAACGGCATGGTCCCGATGCCGGGCGCCACGCCGGGCCTGGAGAATCTGCCGGACGGCTGTTACTTCAATGAGCGGTGCGATCGTGCCTGCGAGAGGGGGGCAACCGTGCATCCGGGATGGACGAAGAGAGAGAGGAGGGGTGTACGGTGTCATCTGAACTGCTCAGAGTAGAGCATCTGCGCA contains:
- a CDS encoding ABC transporter ATP-binding protein, which encodes MSAVLEVSDLNVTFRTRYGGIRASQGITFSVQSDEICVLVGETGSGKSVIGQAVLHLLPPSAQVSGSVRYLGQEMLGMGEDAFCAYRGREISLIPQNPSGSLDPLMRNGVQVAEVMTGPESGRDAEVRRILSGLRFDDPDRVAESYPHELSGGMRQRVTTGIAVASHPHLLIADEPTKGLDYAARKVTMEVLSALKEEENASILLITHDLDLARMIGDSVGVLYSGEMVEFGPCNEVFSDPWHPYTKGLLRALPRNGMVPMPGATPGLENLPDGCYFNERCDRACERGATVHPGWTKRERRGVRCHLNCSE